A DNA window from Balneolaceae bacterium contains the following coding sequences:
- a CDS encoding tetratricopeptide repeat protein, which translates to MIESFNEEELEEKIDRYVNGKLSPAEIDELWAELVQDPYHLDYLRSVANVKAVVEKEVKKRRQARIRRIWSYAAAAVITLFLGVMLVMNVTDFTGTSDVQPVQSIELDYYRSAEGAAENGATVITRAITLANTGQFQQAVTLLNSELQTENITPAWESEVSLTLGSLYYNEGQYPDAIPHYETVIGHRDDVDVLTLEKAYWYLGNTYFQMERLEDARENIQKAYALNGAYRRVAQSYLEALAR; encoded by the coding sequence ATGATCGAGAGTTTTAACGAAGAGGAACTGGAAGAGAAAATTGACCGATACGTCAACGGCAAGCTTTCTCCCGCCGAAATAGACGAACTCTGGGCCGAACTGGTGCAGGATCCCTACCACCTGGACTATCTTCGCAGCGTAGCCAACGTCAAGGCGGTTGTTGAAAAAGAGGTCAAAAAACGCAGGCAGGCCCGTATCCGCAGGATATGGAGTTACGCGGCTGCCGCAGTGATCACTCTTTTCCTGGGCGTCATGCTGGTCATGAATGTCACCGATTTTACCGGCACCTCCGACGTGCAGCCCGTCCAGAGCATCGAGCTTGACTACTACCGCTCTGCCGAAGGGGCCGCCGAGAACGGCGCCACGGTCATCACGCGTGCCATCACCCTGGCCAATACGGGCCAGTTCCAGCAGGCCGTCACCCTGCTGAATAGCGAGCTCCAGACCGAAAACATCACGCCCGCCTGGGAATCGGAGGTAAGCCTTACGCTGGGATCCCTCTACTACAACGAGGGGCAGTATCCCGATGCCATCCCCCATTACGAGACGGTCATCGGGCACCGCGACGATGTGGATGTGCTCACCCTTGAAAAGGCCTACTGGTACCTGGGCAACACCTACTTCCAAATGGAACGCCTGGAGGACGCACGCGAAAACATCCAGAAGGCCTACGCGCTCAACGGCGCCTACCGCCGGGTGGCTCAGAGCTACCTGGAAGCACTGGCCCGTTAG
- a CDS encoding glycoside hydrolase family 3 N-terminal domain-containing protein — protein sequence MNLRSLLLLLLIPLCAACAQQQDDEELDRRIGQMLMTGFRGLELADSLQVSDDLREGRLGGVILFDYDVPADTSLRNIRSPEQLRALTAQLQERSPTPLFIAIDQEGGRVSRLKERYGFPSTVSAARLGTQPLDSTRFYARRTAAVLDSMGVNFNFAPVVDLDANPDNPVIGGLDRAFSADPDTVYRRAKAWIRASRRRGVITALKHFPGHGSSAGDSHLGVVDVTDTWSERELAPYRRLIGQGLADAVMTAHIFNRDLDPEWPATLSREIIGGVLRDSLGFRGVVVSDDMQMGAIRQEYGLETAIRRALLAGVDLLVFANNSVYQPNITQRAHGIIRRLVEEGTVPRERIDRSWERIMALKREYGLLPGP from the coding sequence ATGAACCTACGCTCCCTGCTGCTCCTGCTTCTCATCCCCCTCTGCGCCGCCTGCGCCCAGCAGCAGGACGACGAAGAACTGGACAGGCGCATCGGACAGATGCTGATGACGGGTTTCAGGGGACTGGAACTGGCCGACTCCCTGCAGGTGTCCGATGATCTGCGGGAGGGGCGCCTGGGCGGGGTGATCCTCTTCGACTACGACGTGCCGGCAGACACCTCCCTGCGCAACATCCGCTCGCCGGAGCAGCTGCGCGCCCTTACCGCCCAGCTGCAGGAACGCTCCCCCACGCCCCTTTTCATCGCCATCGACCAGGAAGGGGGACGCGTGTCGCGTCTGAAAGAGCGGTACGGCTTTCCCTCCACCGTCTCCGCCGCACGGCTCGGCACCCAGCCGCTCGACTCCACCCGTTTCTACGCCCGGCGCACGGCGGCCGTGCTGGACAGCATGGGCGTCAATTTCAACTTCGCCCCGGTGGTGGACCTCGATGCCAACCCGGACAACCCGGTGATCGGGGGACTCGATCGCGCCTTCTCGGCCGATCCCGATACGGTCTACCGCCGCGCCAAAGCCTGGATACGCGCCTCCCGCCGCCGTGGCGTGATCACCGCCCTCAAACACTTTCCGGGCCACGGCAGCTCCGCAGGCGACTCCCACCTGGGGGTGGTGGACGTGACCGACACCTGGAGTGAGCGCGAGCTGGCGCCCTACCGGCGGCTCATCGGCCAGGGGCTGGCCGACGCAGTGATGACGGCGCACATTTTCAACCGCGACCTCGACCCCGAGTGGCCGGCCACTCTCTCCCGCGAAATCATCGGCGGGGTGCTCAGGGACAGCCTGGGATTCCGGGGGGTGGTGGTGTCGGACGACATGCAGATGGGGGCCATCCGGCAGGAGTACGGCCTGGAGACCGCCATCCGCCGCGCGCTGCTTGCAGGGGTGGACCTGCTGGTTTTCGCCAACAATTCGGTCTACCAGCCCAATATCACGCAGCGGGCTCACGGCATCATCCGCCGCCTGGTGGAGGAGGGCACCGTTCCGCGTGAGCGCATCGACCGCTCCTGGGAGCGCATCATGGCCCTCAAAAGGGAGTACGGGCTGCTTCCGGGTCCCTGA